A single genomic interval of Scyliorhinus canicula chromosome 15, sScyCan1.1, whole genome shotgun sequence harbors:
- the ube2t gene encoding ubiquitin-conjugating enzyme E2 T isoform X1 gives MQRVSRLKKEMQLLASQPPPGISCWLNSDQMDDLRAQILGSVDSPYEGGIFNLEIVVPERYPFEPPKIRFLTPIYHPNIDTAGRICLDILKLPPKGAWKPSLNISTVLTSIHLLMSEPNPDDPLMADISSEFKYNRQSFLENAKQWTLKHARQTKKDEISGCLNENQSQVEEAVTKDLPVLRKRSACDSENGKRFCL, from the exons ATGCAAAGAGTTTCGAGATTAAAGAAAGAAATGCAGTTGTTGGCGAGCCAGCCCCCACCAGGAATTTCCTGCTGGCTGAACAGTGACCAAATGGATGATTTGCGAGCGC AGATTTTGGGAAGTGTCGATTCACCCTATGAAGGTGGAATATTTAATCTTGAAATTGTCGTGCCTGAAAG ATATCCATTTGAACCGCCAAAAATTCGGTTTCTCACCCCGATCTATCATCCTAACATTGACACGGCAGGTAGAATCTGCCTGGACAtcttgaaactgcctccaaag GGAGCCTGGAAGCCATCTCTTAATATCTCTACTGTGCTAACCTCCATTCACTTATTGATGTCTGAACCTAATCCTGACGACCCCCTCATGGCTGATATT tcatcTGAATTTAAATACAACAGGCAGTCATTTTTGGAAAACGCCAAACAATGGACGTTAAAACATGCAAGACAAACAAAAAAGGATGAG ATATCTGGTTGCCTAAACGAGAATCAAAGCCAGGTTGAAGAAGCTGTAACTAAGGATCTGCCAGTATTGAGAAAAAGGTCTGCCTGTGATTCTGAAAATGGCAAGAGGTTTTGTTTATAA
- the ube2t gene encoding ubiquitin-conjugating enzyme E2 T isoform X3 yields the protein MQRVSRLKKEMQLLASQPPPGISCWLNSDQMDDLRAQILGSVDSPYEGGIFNLEIVVPERYPFEPPKIRFLTPIYHPNIDTAGRICLDILKLPPKSSEFKYNRQSFLENAKQWTLKHARQTKKDEISGCLNENQSQVEEAVTKDLPVLRKRSACDSENGKRFCL from the exons ATGCAAAGAGTTTCGAGATTAAAGAAAGAAATGCAGTTGTTGGCGAGCCAGCCCCCACCAGGAATTTCCTGCTGGCTGAACAGTGACCAAATGGATGATTTGCGAGCGC AGATTTTGGGAAGTGTCGATTCACCCTATGAAGGTGGAATATTTAATCTTGAAATTGTCGTGCCTGAAAG ATATCCATTTGAACCGCCAAAAATTCGGTTTCTCACCCCGATCTATCATCCTAACATTGACACGGCAGGTAGAATCTGCCTGGACAtcttgaaactgcctccaaag tcatcTGAATTTAAATACAACAGGCAGTCATTTTTGGAAAACGCCAAACAATGGACGTTAAAACATGCAAGACAAACAAAAAAGGATGAG ATATCTGGTTGCCTAAACGAGAATCAAAGCCAGGTTGAAGAAGCTGTAACTAAGGATCTGCCAGTATTGAGAAAAAGGTCTGCCTGTGATTCTGAAAATGGCAAGAGGTTTTGTTTATAA
- the ube2t gene encoding ubiquitin-conjugating enzyme E2 T isoform X2 yields the protein MQRVSRLKKEMQLLASQPPPGISCWLNSDQMDDLRAQILGSVDSPYEGGIFNLEIVVPERYPFEPPKIRFLTPIYHPNIDTAGRICLDILKLPPKGAWKPSLNISTVLTSIHLLMSEPNPDDPLMADIISGCLNENQSQVEEAVTKDLPVLRKRSACDSENGKRFCL from the exons ATGCAAAGAGTTTCGAGATTAAAGAAAGAAATGCAGTTGTTGGCGAGCCAGCCCCCACCAGGAATTTCCTGCTGGCTGAACAGTGACCAAATGGATGATTTGCGAGCGC AGATTTTGGGAAGTGTCGATTCACCCTATGAAGGTGGAATATTTAATCTTGAAATTGTCGTGCCTGAAAG ATATCCATTTGAACCGCCAAAAATTCGGTTTCTCACCCCGATCTATCATCCTAACATTGACACGGCAGGTAGAATCTGCCTGGACAtcttgaaactgcctccaaag GGAGCCTGGAAGCCATCTCTTAATATCTCTACTGTGCTAACCTCCATTCACTTATTGATGTCTGAACCTAATCCTGACGACCCCCTCATGGCTGATATT ATATCTGGTTGCCTAAACGAGAATCAAAGCCAGGTTGAAGAAGCTGTAACTAAGGATCTGCCAGTATTGAGAAAAAGGTCTGCCTGTGATTCTGAAAATGGCAAGAGGTTTTGTTTATAA